Part of the Natrialbaceae archaeon AArc-T1-2 genome, CTTCGGGTTCGCCGCCGGTGCGATGATCTATCTCGTACTCACCGAGTTCATCCCCGAAGCCCTAGAGATCGGCGAGAGGCTCCCGAACGGCGGGAAGCCGGAACTCGCGGGCGGGATCGTCGTCGGCGTGCTGGTGATGATTCCGCTCGCGTTCATCTGATCGCTCGAGATACGGACAACGGTCCGTACGAGTGCCGACGCACGAATTGCTGGTGATCCTGCGCCGGGCGCTTACAGGCTAGTACCGTTCCAAGCGTCGACTGATGAGTGAAACCGGTCAACCGCACTCGGTTTCACCCATCAGTTCAGGCTTTGAACGCCACTAGGGCGACGGTCACGTCGTCGCGTACCGGGGTCGCTCGAGGTAGTCGATGGGATCGCAGACGCCGAGACGCTGGAACGCTTGCAGCCGGTAGGCACAGGCGTCACAGGTGCCACAGGCGGGTTCGCTCTCGCGGTAACAGCTCCAGGTGTGCTCGAATGGGACCTCGAGGTCGAGGCCTCGCCGTGCGATGTCCGTTTTCGAGGCCTCGACGAACGGCGCTTCGACCGCGATCTCGGTTTCGGGGTGGGTTCCGACGTCGACGACCCGTTCGAACGCTTCGAAGAACGCCGGCCGGCAGTCGGGATAGCCGGAGAAGTCCTCGCTGTGGGCACCGACGAACACTGCCTCACAGCCGTTCGCCTCGGCATAGGAGACCGCCATCGCGAGCAGGTTCGCGTTTCGGAACGGGACGTAGGTGTCCGGAATCTCCTCGCGCTCTAACTCCGCGTCCTCGACGTCGAGTGCGTCGTCGGTCAGGCTCGAGGCGCCGATCGTGACGAGATGTTCTGTCTCGACGTGCAGGAACTCGCGGACGTCGAGTTCGTCGGCTACCCTGCGAGCACACGCGCGTTCTCGGTCTTCGGTACGCTGGCCGTAGGAGGTGTGCAGGGCGTCGAGGTCGTAGCCGCGGTCGCGGGCCTCGTAGGCGACGGTGGCGCTGTCCATGCCGCCGGAGAGCAAGACGACGGCACGTTTTTCTGTCGATTCATCGGGATCGGTCGAGTGAGGGTCGGACGTCTCTGTCATGGTCGAACTCAGGTCTCGGGGGCGTCGTTCCACAGGTCGACGTGCAGGCGGGGCGTGTACCGGAAGCCGTACTCCATCGCGAACTCGGCCACGCGAGATCGGGTCTCGGCGAGGCGACCACGGGTGGCTCCTTCGGGCATCAGGAGGACGTCGTCGTCCCGTACTGGAACCGACGCCATCTCGCGGATCGTCTCGACGAGTTCGCGTACCTCGCCTGCATCGTCCTCGTCCGTGACGACGAACTTCAGCTGGAACTCGTAGGCGTCGACCAGCCGGGCGAGCGTCTCGTGGTCGATCCGGTCTCGTTCGTGGCGGTCCGCCCAGGTGCCGTCGTCCGGGGCGTCTGCTGGTCGACGATCCGGTGTCGGCGTCGAACTCGACAGTTTCGGGCTGATCGAGACGAGGTCGATCGGTGCCTCGCGGTAGATCGTCCCGTTCGTCTCGACGGTGACGTGATACTCCCGGGCCGAGAGCTCCTCGAGCAGCTCGACGACGCCATCGTGCAACAGGGGTTCGCCGCCCGTGACGACGACGTGGTCGACGCTGTGGGCGTCGACCTCCGCGAGAACTGACTCCAGCTCGAGCCAGTCGTGGGTCGGCTCCCAGGAGGTGTGATAGGAGTCACAGAACCAACACCGGAGGTTACAGCCGCTCGTGCGAACGAACACCGAGGGAACACCCGCGAGCCGTCCCTCGCCCTGCAGCGAGTAAAACAACTCGTTGACCGGCAGTGCGTCCTCGCACCCGGCGTCGTCGGTGTCGCCTCGAGACGGCGCGTCGGAGACCGGCATCTCAGAACCGGCCCCCGCCACAGAGCTCGCTCGTCTCCCGAACTTCGACGGCGACGTCCGTGACGGTCTCGGGCAGCCGTCGCTCGAGCTTCGCCTCCAGGACGACGCTCATCACCTCCGCCGTTGGCGGCTGCTCGAGTACGACGACGGCGTCGCCGTCGCCTGCGGTCTCGAACGCCTCGATCAGCGGATCGCCCGCCTCGAGGAGGAACGTGTGATCCCACTCGGATACGACGTCGGTAATATCGCCCTTGTCGACGATCCACCCTTCTTCGGTGAGCTCGCCGGCGACGGTGACCGAGATCTCGTAGTTGTGTCCGTGAGGGCGAGCACACTTCCCGTCGTGGTGTCTTAGTCGGTGGCCGGCGCTGATCCGGAGCGGGCTGTCGCGGCCGACGTGGATGACGCGGCGAGTTCCAACGATGTCGCCGTCGGCATCGCAGCCATCATCCTCGAGTATTCTCTCGACCATATCTCAGTATTCTACTTCGGTTACTTAACTCCTACAGGCTAAGTCCCCGTCCTCAAGGAGCAACGTAGCGACCATCGGGAGCGAGTAGCGCAGTAGGGCGGGGATCAGCCGCAAGCCAGTGTCACTCTCAACCGAAACGCATGAATATATACTGAATATATAGTCGTGTATGGGCACGTTCGAACTGGAAGGCGAAGAAATCATCGACCGCGAAGCGAAGGAGTTCGGCGGGAGTGCCCACGCCACCGTACCCAAAGACTGGCGCGGCGCAGACGTGAAAGTCATCCGCGTTAGCGACCCCGACGAAACCGACGACGAAAACGAAGAGTAACACGATGAACTACAACTACAGGTATCGCATCGAACCTGACGAAGCCGTCGAAACCGCGTTAGAACGGCATATCGATACCTGTAGGCAACTGTACAACCACTACCTGTACGAACTCCGCAACACCGACGAGTACCTGTCGTACACCGCGATGCAGAACATGCTTCCCGACCTGAAAGACTGGTGGGGCGAATTGAATGACGTGTACTCGAAAGTGTTGCAGACGGTCGCTCGCCGCGTTAGCGACAACCTCGACCGCCTCAAAGAGAAGAAAGACAACGGACACAAGGTCGGGATGCTCAAGTGGAAGCCACCGCGAGAGTATCGAAGTCTCACATACAACTGCTTTGTTGAATAGCTGCTGAACGATGGTTAGAGTGGCTCACAGAGCTTTTCTATGTTGATGATGGCGAACATGAGGACAATTTCACGGAACTGTCGATACCAGCCCAGCGCTCGCACGGCATCGCCGAGCGAGCGCTTCGTTGTCGAGTACGACGTTTCGGCCATCCAGCGCTGAGCGTAGCCTTTTGTCCGGATAAGCGTGTTGTTCCCTGTCGTGAGTGGTTTCGATCCACGCTGTAAGATCAGTGGTTCGACACCGAGGGCGTAGAACTCGTATTTGGTGTGCCAGTTGTGGAAGGCTTTGTCAGCAGCGACGGAAAGCAGGTCGTCCGCGTTCCGGCGGACGACCTGCGGCCCTGTCTTCGTATCGTGTTTCCACCGGGCTGAGATATGAACGTCAAGAACTGCAAGAGACTCTACATCGGTTAATGTGGTCACTTTCAGCGTCTGCACGCTATTCCCGGATCGCTGACGGTAATACGATGATGCAGCGTGTCGGTCGAAGAACGTACTGTCGAGAGCGACGTGTCCAGACTGCGGGTGTTGCTGCGCTGAAACGCGCAGCAACGCCCGCCACACCCACATTTTCAGCCGATCGAACGACTTGTAGATCGTGCTGTAATCCGGCAACTCGTCCTGATCGAGGCCAAGTACGTCACGAACCTCAGACATGTACTTCAGCCGGTTCGGCGTTTCACGGTAGCTATGGCCCTCTTCGAGCCGAAAACAGTGCAAAACGACATGTACCCAGCGGGCGAACCCGCCGCTGGCGGGCTCGCCCGCGTGCTTCCCCAACGCTTGTTTGGCTAGGTCTCGACACTGCTCAACGAAGTCGAGGATATCGATTTCCATACCAACCTCGATTTCCTCGACTTCATCCTTCTAACCCGTGATATCAGCTGATTAGATCGCTCTTCAACAGAGCACATACAACCAGTCTGGTTTCGAACTCAAGAACACGAGTGACCAGACGCTCCTCTCATTGTCCAAGATTGGTGAGGTACCGATACATACCCACCGCGACATTCCCGACGACGCCCGCGTCAAACAGGTCACGGTCAAACAAGAGAAAACAGGCGAGTGGTACGCCATCTTCGGCATCGAAACCGAAGCTACTGCGCCCGAAAAGCCCGCTCTGGATAAGGTTGACCGCGAGGATATGGTTGGCATCGACGTGGGCATCATCAAGTACGCCCACGACACCGACAGCACGATGGTCGGCAGCCTCGACCTCGACGCCGAGTGCGAGAGACTCGAACGCGAGCAACGGGCGTTGAGTCGCAAACAGGAAGGCTCGCAGAACTGGCACGAGCAACGCCGACGTGTGGCCCGCATCCACGTCCGCATCGTACGGAAGCGACGTGACTTCCTACACAAGCTCTCGAACTACTACGCTCAGAAGTACGACCTTGTGGCCGTGGAAGACCTCGACGTTCACGGGATGATGCAACTGCCGTCGAACAGTCGAAACCGAGCGTCGGCGTCGTGGCGAACATTCATCGACTTCCTCGAATACAAGTGCGACCGCGAGGGAACGCACTTCGTGAAAGTCAAACCTGAGGGCACGACGCAAGAATGTGCCGAGTGTGGTGTCGAGGTCGAGAAGGAATTGTGGGTGCGCGAGCATTCCTGTCCGACCTGTGGGTTTGAGACTGACCGTGACGAGAACGCCGCTTACAACGTGCTACAACGCGGTCTTTCGGAGTTAGGTTTGGGGCACGCCGAAGTTACGCCTGCGGAGACTGCACTCCCTACGTCCACGACTGGTGGGTCTGCTACCGTCGTGGATGCAAAGTGCGTCGTTGAAACAGGAAGCCCCACCCTCAAGGAGCGAACCGCGCAAGCGGTGAGCGAGTAGGGTGGGGTAGTTCACCGGTAGCCGACTGGCTGTGCGGCGAGGTCACAAAAAACGACCGGTCGGTTTCGATCGAGACGTCCGAACGGTTACTGGGTCCCGCGTTGTTCTTCCAGCCGGTTTTTGGCTTCGGTACGAGGCTTTCGAGAGAACTGGGGCCGTTCACCGTTGAAGTCGATCTCGAGCTCGTCGAGGGTTCGCCGGTAGATGTTCGTCCGACGTCCCTCCTCGGAGAGTCGCCGCCCCTCACACTCGAGGAGTCCGGCGTCGACGAGTTCTTCGATGCGACGGTAACAGGTCGCGATCGGGATTTCGATGTCCTCGCTTAGCGTCTGTGCCGATTTGGGGGTACCTGCAGCACAGAGGATCTCGGCGCTGTATTTGTTTCCAAGCGCAGCGAGAAGCGCGTTCGATTCCGATTCCTGATCGTTCGCCCAACCACCACGTGACATTCCACTCTCCGTTTGCCGATTATCAGGATTGAATCTTCCGGTTATCCTGAATATCCGCCGCTTCAGTCACGAGCGGCGAACAACGTTATACCGCCGGACAGAACGGCCGATACATTCACCGGAGGACGTTCCCGGTGATAGTGTATCAAAGCATCTGTCCGACGGTATACAAGAGCGCAAACGGGTTCGCGACGTTCGGTCTTCGACCGGGCGGTACCGAGGCGTGAACGCTCGTCCGAGAGTCAACCAGTCCTAGTTCGTCGGTTGAGCTTCGACGGCCGCGACGGCTGCGAGGTTCACGATGTCTCTGACCTCGTCGTCTCGTTGCAGGACGTGGACCGGTTCGGCCATCCCGGCGAGCATCGGTCCCACTGTGTCTGCACCGCCGAGTCGTTGCAGGAGTTTATACGCGATGTTTCCAGCCTCGAGGTTGGGGAAGACGAGTACGTTTGCCGGCTCGTCGAGATCCGAAAACTCGTAGGTCTCCTGGACGATCTCCTCGACGACGGCCGTATCGGCTTGCATCTCGCCGTCGACCGGGAAGTCGACTGCGGGATCCGCCCGGAGCCGAGCGGCTGCCCGACGCGGTTTACGGGTCCCCTCGTTGTCGACGCTGCCGAAGTTCGAGTACGACAGCAACGCGGCACGCGGCTCGACGTCGAACCGACGAGCGATCTCCGCCGCGTGGCGGGTCACCTCCTCGAGGGTCTCCGCGTCGGGATCCTGATTGACCGTCGCGTCCGCCAGGAAGACGACGCGGTTTTTGAACGTGAGCATGTAGACGCCCGCAGCGTGGGTCACGTCCGCCGCGGTGCCGACGACCTGCAGGAGTGGTCGAAGCGCCGAGGGGTAGTGATACGTCAACCCAGTCAACATGGCGTCGGCGTCATCTTGTTCGACCATTACCGCGCCGAAGTAGTTGCTGTCTCGGGTCAGTTCGGCCGCTTCTTTTCGGGTGATTCCCTTGCGACGCCGACGTTCGTAGAGCGCGTCGACGTACGTCTCGTACTCCCCGGCCGCCGGATCGACGACGTCGGGATCGAACTCGAGGCCCACGTCGTCGACGATTCGGCGTATCTTGGCTTCGTTGCCGAGGAGGATCGGCCGGGCGATGTTCCGATCGGCGAGCTGGTACGCCGCGCGAACGATCTTTTCGTCGTCCCCCTCCGCGAGCGCGACGCGCTGGGGATCGCTTTTGGCTTTGTTACGGACGACGCGCATCATCTCGCGGGATTTACCCAGGCGGGCTTCGAGTCGCTCGAGATAGCGATCGGGATCGACCGTGGTGCGGGCAGCGCCGCTCTCGATCGCCGCTTGTGCAACCGCAGGTGCTACCTCGAACAGGATGCGGGGATCCACCGGCTTCGGAATGATGTACTCGGGGCCGAACTGGAGCGGCTGGTCTCCGTAGGCTTTTCGGACGGCGTCTGGGACGTCCGCCTTCGCAAGGTCGGCGATCGCTTCGGCCGCGGCGACTTTCATCGTTTCGTTGATCTCGGTCGCCCGGACGTCGAGCGCGCCGCGGAAGATGAAGGGGAACCCGAGGACGTTGTTCACCTGGTTCGGGTAATCGGAGCGCCCGGTCGCCATGATGACGGTGTCCTCCCGAGCCGTCTTGGCTTCCTCGTAGCCGATCTCCGGATCCGGGTTCGCCATCGCGAAGACGATCGGGTTCTCGGCCATCGAACGGACCATCTCTCGATCGACGATGCCGCCGGCCGAGAGGCCGACGAAGACGTCCGCATCCGCCATCGCATCGGACAGACCCCCGTCGGGAACGTCGCGGGCGAACTCGCGGTTGTGCGGGTTGAGATCGCCGGCTTCCGCCCGCTCGGTCGTGAGAATGCCGTCGATGTCGACCATGGTGATGTTCTCCGTTTGCACGCCGAGTGACACGTAAAAGCGAGCCGTCGCGACCGCCGCTGCACCGGCGCCGGCGAACGTCACCTCGAGGTCCTCGAGCGCCTTTCCGGAAATTTCTGTCGCGTTCAGGAGCGCTGCTCCCGAGATGATCGCCGTTCCGTGCTGGTCGTCGTGGAAGACGGGAATCGATAGCCGCTCGCGGAGCCGGGCCTCGATCTCGAAGCACTCGGGGGCTTTGATGTCCTCGAGGTTGATCCCGCCGAACGTCGGCTCCATTCCCGCAACGGACTCGACGAACGCGGTCGGATCGTCGTGATCGAGTTCGATGTCGAACACGTCGATGTCGGCGAACCGCTTGAAGAGCACGCCTTTGCCTTCCATAACCGGTTTCGACGCCTGCGGGCCGATGTCGCCGAGTCCGAGGACGGCGCTCCCGTTAGAGACCACGCCGACCAGATTCTCCTTGATCGTATACTGGTACGCCGCGTCGGAATCGTCCGCGATCTCGCGACACGGTCCGGCGACGCCCGGCGAGTACGCGAGGCTTAACTCGCGCTGGGTGGTCGTCGATTTCGTCGTCGTGACCTCGAGCTTTCCCGCCGGCTCTCGTCGGTGGTACTCGAGTGAGTCTTCTTCCAGTGACATACCCCACCTCCCAACCAAACGGGCAAAAATATTCGGATATAGGAGATAGGTACGGCACTAAATCGGAAGTAAATTATAAATTGTCCTTGACGGTTTTTCGTTACCGTCCGCTCGCAGTCCTGCTCGACATCGACCGCACTCGAGTCCGACAGTGCAGACGACGAGTCACGAGAGCTGATTCGGAGTCGATGCCTGCCGTCGGCGTGCCGTCATAGCCAGCCCTACAGCAGAAACGTCCGAGTCGTCTCGCGTCGGTATGGACGTCCTCGTCCGGTTGCTGGCGTTGCTCGTCGTCCTTCTGGTCGGGACGGGGCTCCGAGTGGTGGGTGTTCTCGATGCGAAACGGACCGATCGGCTGAACGCGGTCGCCTACTACGTCGCGCTTCCGGCGCTCATCTTCATCGCCACCTACGATCAGGCGATCGGCGAGTTGCTGTCGCCGGCACTGGTCGTGGGGCTTTTGGTCGTCCTGTTTACGACGGCAGGGATCGCGTGGGTCGTCCACCGAAACCAACACGGGAACGGTCGCCGGAGTGTCGCGATCGTCCAGTCCTATCACTCGAACCTCGGGTATCTCGGTCTCCCGCTGGTCGCGGCGACGTTCGGTGCCCCGGTGACTGCGATCGCGAGCGTCGTACTCGGTATCGTAACGCTCGTTCAGGTCCCGCTGACTATTTTCGTCCTCTCTACGTTCAACGGCGCTGATGCGGACCTCGCTGCCGAACTACGGGGTCTCGCGGTCAATCCAGTGTTGCTCTCGCTCGTCGTTGGCCTCACCATCGGATCGGTCGGTCTCACCATCCCCGGTGCCGTCGAACTCGGTCTCGATGGACTCGGCTCGCTCGCGCTCCCGCTTGCGTTACTCTGTGTCGGCGCGTCGCTCGAGGTCGACCGTCCGTCGATCGATTTCGGTGCGACTGGGACCGTCGTCGCGCTGAAGATCGTTTGTATGCCGGCACTCGCCTGGCTCGTCTTTTCATTCCTGGCAGTCGACACGTCGACGTTCGTCGCGTCGGTCGTGATGCTCGGGACCCCCACCGCCGTCTCGACGTA contains:
- the queC gene encoding 7-cyano-7-deazaguanine synthase QueC gives rise to the protein MTETSDPHSTDPDESTEKRAVVLLSGGMDSATVAYEARDRGYDLDALHTSYGQRTEDRERACARRVADELDVREFLHVETEHLVTIGASSLTDDALDVEDAELEREEIPDTYVPFRNANLLAMAVSYAEANGCEAVFVGAHSEDFSGYPDCRPAFFEAFERVVDVGTHPETEIAVEAPFVEASKTDIARRGLDLEVPFEHTWSCYRESEPACGTCDACAYRLQAFQRLGVCDPIDYLERPRYATT
- a CDS encoding 7-carboxy-7-deazaguanine synthase QueE; amino-acid sequence: MPVSDAPSRGDTDDAGCEDALPVNELFYSLQGEGRLAGVPSVFVRTSGCNLRCWFCDSYHTSWEPTHDWLELESVLAEVDAHSVDHVVVTGGEPLLHDGVVELLEELSAREYHVTVETNGTIYREAPIDLVSISPKLSSSTPTPDRRPADAPDDGTWADRHERDRIDHETLARLVDAYEFQLKFVVTDEDDAGEVRELVETIREMASVPVRDDDVLLMPEGATRGRLAETRSRVAEFAMEYGFRYTPRLHVDLWNDAPET
- a CDS encoding 6-pyruvoyl trahydropterin synthase family protein, producing the protein MVERILEDDGCDADGDIVGTRRVIHVGRDSPLRISAGHRLRHHDGKCARPHGHNYEISVTVAGELTEEGWIVDKGDITDVVSEWDHTFLLEAGDPLIEAFETAGDGDAVVVLEQPPTAEVMSVVLEAKLERRLPETVTDVAVEVRETSELCGGGRF
- a CDS encoding DUF2080 family transposase-associated protein, translating into MGTFELEGEEIIDREAKEFGGSAHATVPKDWRGADVKVIRVSDPDETDDENEE
- a CDS encoding helix-turn-helix domain-containing protein, with amino-acid sequence MNYNYRYRIEPDEAVETALERHIDTCRQLYNHYLYELRNTDEYLSYTAMQNMLPDLKDWWGELNDVYSKVLQTVARRVSDNLDRLKEKKDNGHKVGMLKWKPPREYRSLTYNCFVE
- a CDS encoding IS5 family transposase; its protein translation is MEIDILDFVEQCRDLAKQALGKHAGEPASGGFARWVHVVLHCFRLEEGHSYRETPNRLKYMSEVRDVLGLDQDELPDYSTIYKSFDRLKMWVWRALLRVSAQQHPQSGHVALDSTFFDRHAASSYYRQRSGNSVQTLKVTTLTDVESLAVLDVHISARWKHDTKTGPQVVRRNADDLLSVAADKAFHNWHTKYEFYALGVEPLILQRGSKPLTTGNNTLIRTKGYAQRWMAETSYSTTKRSLGDAVRALGWYRQFREIVLMFAIINIEKLCEPL
- a CDS encoding winged helix-turn-helix domain-containing protein, which codes for MSRGGWANDQESESNALLAALGNKYSAEILCAAGTPKSAQTLSEDIEIPIATCYRRIEELVDAGLLECEGRRLSEEGRRTNIYRRTLDELEIDFNGERPQFSRKPRTEAKNRLEEQRGTQ
- a CDS encoding NADP-dependent malic enzyme; its protein translation is MSLEEDSLEYHRREPAGKLEVTTTKSTTTQRELSLAYSPGVAGPCREIADDSDAAYQYTIKENLVGVVSNGSAVLGLGDIGPQASKPVMEGKGVLFKRFADIDVFDIELDHDDPTAFVESVAGMEPTFGGINLEDIKAPECFEIEARLRERLSIPVFHDDQHGTAIISGAALLNATEISGKALEDLEVTFAGAGAAAVATARFYVSLGVQTENITMVDIDGILTTERAEAGDLNPHNREFARDVPDGGLSDAMADADVFVGLSAGGIVDREMVRSMAENPIVFAMANPDPEIGYEEAKTAREDTVIMATGRSDYPNQVNNVLGFPFIFRGALDVRATEINETMKVAAAEAIADLAKADVPDAVRKAYGDQPLQFGPEYIIPKPVDPRILFEVAPAVAQAAIESGAARTTVDPDRYLERLEARLGKSREMMRVVRNKAKSDPQRVALAEGDDEKIVRAAYQLADRNIARPILLGNEAKIRRIVDDVGLEFDPDVVDPAAGEYETYVDALYERRRRKGITRKEAAELTRDSNYFGAVMVEQDDADAMLTGLTYHYPSALRPLLQVVGTAADVTHAAGVYMLTFKNRVVFLADATVNQDPDAETLEEVTRHAAEIARRFDVEPRAALLSYSNFGSVDNEGTRKPRRAAARLRADPAVDFPVDGEMQADTAVVEEIVQETYEFSDLDEPANVLVFPNLEAGNIAYKLLQRLGGADTVGPMLAGMAEPVHVLQRDDEVRDIVNLAAVAAVEAQPTN
- a CDS encoding AEC family transporter yields the protein MDVLVRLLALLVVLLVGTGLRVVGVLDAKRTDRLNAVAYYVALPALIFIATYDQAIGELLSPALVVGLLVVLFTTAGIAWVVHRNQHGNGRRSVAIVQSYHSNLGYLGLPLVAATFGAPVTAIASVVLGIVTLVQVPLTIFVLSTFNGADADLAAELRGLAVNPVLLSLVVGLTIGSVGLTIPGAVELGLDGLGSLALPLALLCVGASLEVDRPSIDFGATGTVVALKIVCMPALAWLVFSFLAVDTSTFVASVVMLGTPTAVSTYVFAAKLEGDEEFASLNVFTTTLGSILTLFVLITLMA